A single window of Marivivens aquimaris DNA harbors:
- a CDS encoding helix-turn-helix transcriptional regulator, whose amino-acid sequence MVDIQLVEEGQDREELVDAADRLISRLGAGLRVILLHALPGAGKTTLLSRLAARRGVAVHHGMPDDLSPKDSLVLVDLPETSSIALPGGDAPPCIVAARPEQIRDFSRLALYGEVKSVGNTDLFLPDDGSEAWRRSSGWPALYGHYRRAPEDDATVLAFLKSTVLPSLTSDLSALLQSVCSAHHGVVDNRLSETQRAGFTWLHPVVVRSPHGVWHLPDTPLSDLLRRAMQDEPQIPATARILYRGGEPDAAIRGLLAAGRRKSAVSLLQKGGGVMFGHRYGPHAARAVLDAFGEDNDPSVLALKAMTVMKAGQVGHAKRLLDAAMSDPAIARNVELRIARLLLQVYNDSAAVWTGSQSEYGALLAEIPPENSILRGSVYNIALDHQIEMGMTGEAEATATRALLHYREAEAPYLAFYIHVHLSLMHLMQGAVAKAEPYLDRAAEELAATPFDTPQDDRFLELLRAQVAYERGEPKAMADFAETAFEGFVYGELWPTIAEQALAFGAEALLQMRGVEAAMSYLEGWRVQMWRTRRFRLAVERREIMLLQTVRRWHEARTKLESMATRIGRVWIDSAGENLVDLRDAEDIMQALIWLRQHLFERPRDQILADRLSFLAANPNLTWRQSQIVKIWQAVSARRRGQVGDARHLLADALEHCTARQCLAPILEERPLVIGLLDDPRMAGGPMRHVKPPRQLRTGVVGQAPTGGLSRQELRALLLLVEGCSNKEIAHQMSVSLPTVKFHLKNLFRKLDVSDRRSAAMAARHAGIVET is encoded by the coding sequence GTGGTGGATATCCAATTGGTGGAAGAAGGACAGGATCGCGAAGAGCTCGTTGACGCGGCCGATCGTCTGATTTCGCGCCTTGGCGCCGGACTGAGGGTGATTCTGTTGCACGCGCTGCCGGGGGCCGGGAAAACGACCCTGCTGTCCCGGCTGGCGGCTCGGCGCGGGGTTGCCGTTCATCACGGGATGCCGGACGATCTTTCCCCGAAAGACAGTCTGGTTCTTGTCGATCTGCCAGAGACTTCGTCCATCGCGCTGCCTGGCGGCGATGCGCCGCCCTGCATTGTCGCCGCAAGGCCGGAGCAGATCCGCGACTTCTCGCGCCTGGCACTCTATGGTGAGGTCAAGTCAGTCGGGAACACGGACTTGTTTCTGCCCGACGATGGTTCGGAGGCATGGCGGCGGTCGTCCGGGTGGCCGGCGCTTTACGGACATTACCGGCGCGCACCCGAAGATGACGCGACGGTGCTGGCTTTTCTGAAATCCACGGTATTGCCCAGTCTGACGTCCGACCTGTCGGCATTGCTTCAATCGGTCTGCAGCGCGCATCATGGGGTTGTCGACAACCGGCTGTCAGAAACGCAACGGGCGGGATTCACATGGTTGCACCCTGTCGTCGTGCGGTCCCCGCACGGGGTCTGGCACCTGCCGGACACACCCTTGTCGGACCTGCTGCGCCGGGCCATGCAGGACGAACCGCAGATCCCGGCAACCGCGCGCATTCTGTATCGCGGAGGCGAGCCGGACGCGGCCATTCGTGGCCTGTTGGCGGCGGGGCGGCGCAAATCAGCCGTGTCATTGTTGCAGAAGGGCGGAGGGGTGATGTTCGGTCACCGATACGGCCCCCATGCGGCGCGCGCGGTTCTCGACGCGTTTGGCGAAGACAATGACCCATCGGTGCTGGCGCTGAAAGCGATGACGGTCATGAAGGCCGGACAGGTCGGACATGCGAAACGCTTGCTCGATGCGGCCATGAGTGATCCCGCGATTGCGCGGAATGTCGAACTTCGGATCGCGCGATTGCTTTTGCAGGTCTATAACGACAGCGCGGCGGTCTGGACGGGGTCTCAGTCGGAATACGGGGCGCTGCTGGCTGAAATTCCGCCCGAAAACAGCATTTTGCGAGGGTCGGTCTACAACATCGCGCTCGATCACCAGATCGAAATGGGCATGACCGGCGAGGCCGAGGCGACGGCGACCCGTGCCTTGCTGCACTATCGTGAGGCAGAGGCGCCCTACCTCGCGTTTTACATCCATGTCCACTTGTCCCTGATGCATCTCATGCAGGGGGCGGTCGCCAAGGCCGAACCTTACCTCGACCGAGCGGCCGAGGAATTGGCGGCGACACCATTCGATACGCCGCAGGATGATCGGTTCCTCGAATTGCTGCGGGCACAGGTGGCCTACGAGCGGGGTGAGCCCAAGGCCATGGCGGATTTCGCCGAAACCGCCTTCGAGGGCTTCGTGTATGGCGAACTCTGGCCAACCATAGCCGAGCAGGCGTTGGCGTTCGGGGCAGAGGCTCTGTTGCAGATGCGGGGTGTTGAAGCGGCAATGTCCTATCTCGAAGGGTGGCGTGTGCAGATGTGGCGGACGCGCCGCTTTCGGCTCGCCGTCGAGCGGCGCGAAATCATGCTGCTGCAAACCGTGCGGCGCTGGCATGAAGCGCGGACCAAGCTCGAGTCGATGGCCACGCGGATCGGGCGGGTCTGGATCGACAGCGCGGGAGAGAACCTCGTTGATCTGCGCGACGCCGAAGATATCATGCAGGCCCTCATCTGGTTGCGGCAGCACCTTTTCGAAAGGCCGCGGGATCAGATCCTCGCGGACCGTTTGTCCTTTCTGGCGGCCAACCCGAACCTGACATGGCGGCAAAGCCAGATCGTGAAGATCTGGCAGGCCGTCTCGGCGCGCAGGCGCGGGCAGGTCGGGGATGCGCGCCACCTTCTGGCGGATGCGCTTGAACATTGCACGGCGCGACAGTGCCTCGCGCCGATATTGGAGGAGCGCCCGCTGGTGATCGGGCTTCTCGACGATCCCCGGATGGCGGGTGGCCCCATGCGCCATGTGAAGCCGCCGCGCCAGCTGCGCACCGGTGTTGTCGGCCAGGCGCCCACAGGAGGCCTGTCGCGGCAGGAATTGCGGGCGCTGCTGTTGCTGGTCGAAGGGTGTTCGAACAAGGAAATCGCGCACCAGATGAGCGTCAGCCTTCCGACCGTCAAGTTTCACCTGAAAAACCTTTTCCGAAAGCTCGACGTCTCGGATCGGCGCAGCGCGGCCATGGCGGCGCGGCACGCGGGAATCGTCGAGACCTGA